A genomic region of Pogona vitticeps strain Pit_001003342236 chromosome 15, PviZW2.1, whole genome shotgun sequence contains the following coding sequences:
- the RAB1B gene encoding ras-related protein Rab-1B, translating into MNPEYDYLFKLLLIGDSGVGKSCLLLRFADDTYTESYISTIGVDFKIRTIELDGKTIKLQIWDTAGQERFRTITSSYYRGAHGIIVVYDVTDQESYNNVKQWLQEIERYASENVNKLLVGNKCDLTTKKVVDYTTAKEFADSLGIPFLETSAKNSTNVEQSFMTMAAEIKKRMGPGATAGGDRPNLKIDSTPVKQGGGGCC; encoded by the exons ATGAACCCCGAATA TGACTACTTGTTCAAGCTGCTTCTGATTGGCGACTCGGGCGTTGGGAAGTCCTGCCTGTTGCTACGGTTTGCT GATGACACCTACACGGAAAGCTACATCAGCACCATCGGAGTGGACTTCAAAATCCGCACCATCGAGCTGGACGGCAAAACGATCAAGCTGCAGATT TGGGACACAGCAGGGCAGGAACGGTTCCGAACGATCACTTCCAGCTACTACCGAGGGGCGCACGGCATCATTGTAGTATACGATGTAACAGACCAG GAATCGTACAACAACGTGAAGCAGTGGCTGCAGGAGATTGAACGCTACGCCAGCGAGAACGTCAACAAGCTCCTCGTGGGGAACAAGTGCGACCTGACGACCAAGAAGGTGGTGGACTACACCACTGCCAAG GAGTTTGCAGACTCCCTCGGCATCCCCTTCCTGGAGACCAGCGCCAAGAACTCCACCAACGTCGAGCAGTCCTTCATGACGATGGCCGCCGAGATCAAGAAGCGCATGGGCCCGGGGGCCACCGCCGGCGGCGACAGACCCAACCTGAAGATCGACAGCACCCCAGTCAAACAAGGCGGTGGCGGCTGCTGCTGA